The Sporosarcina sp. 6E9 genome segment AATGGTATCTACTGTCTGGCAAGGACTTTGGCGTTCGCATGACCAGACCAAAAATCTACTAAACTTTTTTTCGTATAAGAAGGATATAGAAAAAGCAAAGAATAAAAATGAACAATCGAAACAAGCAACAAATACCGGGGGACCTTTACAGGAGCCGGATAATGAATACAATAAAAAATCCTATACAACGGCACAAATTGTAGGTTTGATACTTGGCCCCTTATTATTCATTTTAACGCTGTTATTCTTTTCGCCTGAAGGATTGTCTCCAGAAGCGAGAGCAGTTCTGGCTGTAACATTATGGATTGCAACATGGTGGATTACGGAAGCGATTCCGATTCCAGTCACTTCGCTACTACCGATATTCTTATTGCCGGTAACGGGCGCGTTAGATAGCGGAACCGTAACAGCTGCATACGGTAATGACATTATTTATCTATTCTTAGGTGGGTTCTTTATTGCGCTAGCGATGGAAAAATGGAATCTCCATAAGAGAATGGCATTGGCGATCATCGCATTCATCGGGACGAGCACGCAACGAATCTTACTTGGATTTATGGTAGCCACAGCGTTTCTATCGATGTGGGTGTCTAACACCGCTGCAGTTATGATGATGATCCCAATGGGGTTAGCCATCACTGCACAAGTCGCATCCGCTTTAAAAGGGCGACCCGAGGAAAAAGAATTACCGAAGTTTGAGAAAGCGTTAATCTTTGGAATTGGCTATGCGGGAACAATCGGTGGACTCGGTACGCTTATCGGTACGCCGCCGAATATCATTCTTGCCGCACAAGTGAAAGAATTATTCGGTGTAGAGATTTCATTTGCAGGTTGGATGCTCATTGCAGTTCCAATTGTCGTGATACTCACGATTACAACTTGGATCTACTTGGGAAGATTTGCTTTTAAAATGAGTATTAAAGGCCTTCCTGGTGGAAAAGAAGTGATTCAAGATGAACGTAAAGCACTTGGAAAAATGATTTTTGAAGAAAAAGTAGTTGCCGCTGTATTTGTTTTTGCAGCTTTCATGTGGATTACAAGAGAATTTCTTTGGTTGGGAATCGTACCTGATTTAAAAGATGGCATGATTGCTGTGTTGGCAACGGGTCTTTTATTTGCAATCCCGACATCTAAAAAGTATGGCGCGCGCATTCTTGAATGGAAAGATTCCAAGGAAATCCCGTGGGGCATTCTACTCCTATTCGGAGGCGGTCTTGCAATCGCTGCCGGCTTCCGTCAAACAGGTCTGTCTGAATGGATTGGTGCGCAACTCACTGTATTAGATGGTTTTAACATTATTATCATCATCACACTTTCAACGTTACTCGTTCTTGGATTAACGGAGATTACATCAAATACGGCAACTGCGACGATGATTCTTCCAGTATTGGCATCACTAGCGCTAGCCCTGCAAATCCACCCGTTCGCATTGATGGTACCAGCGGCAATGGCTGCAAACTGCGCGTTCATGTTGCCAGTAGGAACTCCACCAAACGCAATCATCTTTGGAACCGGGAAATTAAGAATCGTTGAAATGGTTCGCGTCGGTTTCTTGGTCAACTTATTCGCCCTGTTTTTAATCGTATTGGTTATTTACTTCCTAATGCCAATTGCGTGGGGACTTGATTTGCATAATGTACCTGCTGAATTTTTCGGTAAATAAAATAGAGTGCCTGACACCTACGCAACGTGGGTGCCAGGCATTTTTAATTTTGAATGAACATATCATAAAGGGGGAGAATCATAAGGGATTGTATAGCTACGTTGAATAGTTATCGGGTGGTAGAGTGAAGTAACGGACTTGTAGACAACTATGTTCTAGACGTTTCCCGGTTATGGGAAGCGTTTTTTTTGTTGTTGGAGGTTTCCCATTTTGAGTGTCGTGCCGGGTTATTCCCATCCAATAATATTTAAAGACTATTCAGACTACAGGATTGTTTTGTAAGAACATTTGTTTTATAATAGACGTAAAGAATTGAGATGAGGCCGTGGTTTTATTGTAGAGTTGACGAGCCCATATGTCGAACCAATAAAGCGATTCAAATCGTTATCACCAATTTCAACTTGCTTGAAAAACCACATTACCACAGCATGTTTCAATTAATTGACCCTGAGAATGGCGCTCTATTTTCATCTCATATGGA includes the following:
- a CDS encoding SLC13 family permease, with product MVSTVWQGLWRSHDQTKNLLNFFSYKKDIEKAKNKNEQSKQATNTGGPLQEPDNEYNKKSYTTAQIVGLILGPLLFILTLLFFSPEGLSPEARAVLAVTLWIATWWITEAIPIPVTSLLPIFLLPVTGALDSGTVTAAYGNDIIYLFLGGFFIALAMEKWNLHKRMALAIIAFIGTSTQRILLGFMVATAFLSMWVSNTAAVMMMIPMGLAITAQVASALKGRPEEKELPKFEKALIFGIGYAGTIGGLGTLIGTPPNIILAAQVKELFGVEISFAGWMLIAVPIVVILTITTWIYLGRFAFKMSIKGLPGGKEVIQDERKALGKMIFEEKVVAAVFVFAAFMWITREFLWLGIVPDLKDGMIAVLATGLLFAIPTSKKYGARILEWKDSKEIPWGILLLFGGGLAIAAGFRQTGLSEWIGAQLTVLDGFNIIIIITLSTLLVLGLTEITSNTATATMILPVLASLALALQIHPFALMVPAAMAANCAFMLPVGTPPNAIIFGTGKLRIVEMVRVGFLVNLFALFLIVLVIYFLMPIAWGLDLHNVPAEFFGK